In a single window of the Populus alba chromosome 16, ASM523922v2, whole genome shotgun sequence genome:
- the LOC118051106 gene encoding protein ANTHESIS POMOTING FACTOR 1 isoform X1, whose translation MAMTSLTELDDDTVRSMSIGAVFSEFGGKINSIDFHRKDDLLVTASEDDSVRLYDIASAKLLKTTFHKKHGADRICFTHHPSSVICSSTYNLDSTGGFFFLLFLLIFIYHCFMYERVMENVAESLRYLSMYDNRCLRYFKGHKERVVSLCMSPINDSFMSGSLDHSVRIWDLRVNACQGILRLRGRPTVAYDQQGLVFAVAMEGGAIKLFDSRSYDKGPFDTFLVGGDTAEVCDIKFSNDGKSMLLTTTSNNIYVLDAYGGEKRCGFSLEPSPNTKIEATFTPDGQYVVSGSGDGTLHAWNINMRNEVSCWNSHIGISSCLKWAPRRAMFAAASTVLTFWIPDSSKSTVEPRPMDVEGAAPSENVSQQ comes from the exons ATGGCTATGACGTCGCTTACAGAACTCGATGATGATACGGTGCGCAGCATGTCTATTGGAGCTGTTTTCTCCGAATTT GGGGGGAAGattaattcaattgattttcaTCGAAAAGACGATTTGTTAGTTACAGCTAGCGAGGATGATTCGGTTCGCCTTTACGACATTGCAAGTGCCAA ATTGCTGAAGACTACGTTTCACAAGAAACACGGTGCAGATCGAATATGTTTCACGCACCACCCTAGCTCTGTTATTTGTTCCTCAACATACAATTTAGATTCTAccggaggttttttttttttactgtttcttttgatttttatatatcattGTTTCATGTATGAGCGAGTGATGGAAAATGTTGCAGAATCATTACGTTATCTATCAATGTATGATAATCGATGTCTTCGCTACTTCAAAGGGCATAAAGAGAG GGTTGTTTCCCTCTGCATGTCTCCAATCAATGATAGCTTCATGTCTGGTTCTCTTGATCACAGCGTTAGAATATGGGATCTTCGTGTAAATGCCTGCCAG GGAATTTTGCGTTTACGTGGTAGACCCACAGTTGCATATGACCAACAAGGTCTTGTCTTTGCTGTGGCAATGGAAGGGGGTGCTATTAAGCTGTTTGATTCACGTTCTTATGACAAG GGTCCCTTTGACACGTTTTTAGTTGGTGGAGATACAGCTGAGGTTTGTGATATTAAATTCAGCAACGATGGCAAATCAATGCTATTGACGACCACAAGTAACAACATCTATGTTCTCGATGCATATGGTGGAGAGAAG CGATGTGGGTTCAGTTTGGAACCATctccaaatacaaaaatagagGCAACTTTTACCCCAGATGGCCAATATGTGGTATCAG GCTCAGGAGATGGAACCTTGCATGCCTGGAACATCAACATGCGAAATGAG GTATCATGCTGGAACAGTCACATAGGTATCTCATCATGCTTGAAATGGGCTCCTCGTCGTGCCATGTTTGCTGCTGCATCTACTGTTCTCACGTTTTGGATACCTGACAGCTCAAAATCCACTGTCGAACCTCGTCCCATGGACGTTGAAGGCGCAGCTCCATCTGAAAATGTATCTCAACAATGA
- the LOC118051106 gene encoding protein ANTHESIS POMOTING FACTOR 1 isoform X2: MAMTSLTELDDDTVRSMSIGAVFSEFGGKINSIDFHRKDDLLVTASEDDSVRLYDIASAKLLKTTFHKKHGADRICFTHHPSSVICSSTYNLDSTGESLRYLSMYDNRCLRYFKGHKERVVSLCMSPINDSFMSGSLDHSVRIWDLRVNACQGILRLRGRPTVAYDQQGLVFAVAMEGGAIKLFDSRSYDKGPFDTFLVGGDTAEVCDIKFSNDGKSMLLTTTSNNIYVLDAYGGEKRCGFSLEPSPNTKIEATFTPDGQYVVSGSGDGTLHAWNINMRNEVSCWNSHIGISSCLKWAPRRAMFAAASTVLTFWIPDSSKSTVEPRPMDVEGAAPSENVSQQ, encoded by the exons ATGGCTATGACGTCGCTTACAGAACTCGATGATGATACGGTGCGCAGCATGTCTATTGGAGCTGTTTTCTCCGAATTT GGGGGGAAGattaattcaattgattttcaTCGAAAAGACGATTTGTTAGTTACAGCTAGCGAGGATGATTCGGTTCGCCTTTACGACATTGCAAGTGCCAA ATTGCTGAAGACTACGTTTCACAAGAAACACGGTGCAGATCGAATATGTTTCACGCACCACCCTAGCTCTGTTATTTGTTCCTCAACATACAATTTAGATTCTAccggag AATCATTACGTTATCTATCAATGTATGATAATCGATGTCTTCGCTACTTCAAAGGGCATAAAGAGAG GGTTGTTTCCCTCTGCATGTCTCCAATCAATGATAGCTTCATGTCTGGTTCTCTTGATCACAGCGTTAGAATATGGGATCTTCGTGTAAATGCCTGCCAG GGAATTTTGCGTTTACGTGGTAGACCCACAGTTGCATATGACCAACAAGGTCTTGTCTTTGCTGTGGCAATGGAAGGGGGTGCTATTAAGCTGTTTGATTCACGTTCTTATGACAAG GGTCCCTTTGACACGTTTTTAGTTGGTGGAGATACAGCTGAGGTTTGTGATATTAAATTCAGCAACGATGGCAAATCAATGCTATTGACGACCACAAGTAACAACATCTATGTTCTCGATGCATATGGTGGAGAGAAG CGATGTGGGTTCAGTTTGGAACCATctccaaatacaaaaatagagGCAACTTTTACCCCAGATGGCCAATATGTGGTATCAG GCTCAGGAGATGGAACCTTGCATGCCTGGAACATCAACATGCGAAATGAG GTATCATGCTGGAACAGTCACATAGGTATCTCATCATGCTTGAAATGGGCTCCTCGTCGTGCCATGTTTGCTGCTGCATCTACTGTTCTCACGTTTTGGATACCTGACAGCTCAAAATCCACTGTCGAACCTCGTCCCATGGACGTTGAAGGCGCAGCTCCATCTGAAAATGTATCTCAACAATGA
- the LOC118051098 gene encoding oleosin Cor a 12 has product MHNPTNFTELQRLSGDRDPLSISHLIFILHFQFSYLVIFPTQALKLVSHAKPLLTISPFNVSPFRTSVSSLKQHHHPISLPYFLSFSLCVVSLSHIFIFLEVVLSSPMADRMQPHQVQVHGLKGHQQQGPSASKALAVLTMLPVGVGLLALAGITLVGTVIGLAVTTPLFILFSPVLVPAALVIGLAVTSFLASGAFGLTGSWSLSWVGRYIQEATQTMPESLDQAKRRMQDMAGYVGQKTKEVGQEIQRKAHDAK; this is encoded by the coding sequence ATGCACAACCCTACAAATTTCACCGAGCTGCAACGGCTTAGTGGCGACAGAGATCCCCTCTCAATAAGCCACCTCATTTTCATTTTACATTTTCAGTTCTCCTATTTGGTTATTTTCCCAACACAGGCCCTGAAACTTGTTTCCCATGCAAAGCCCTTACTCACCATCTCACCCTTCAACGTGTCGCCATTCCGCACTTCCGTCTCCTCTTTAAAACAACACCACCACCCCATTTCTCTTCCTTACTTCCTGTCCTTCTCTCTCTGTGTGGTCTCGTTATCCCATATCTTCATTTTCCTCGAAGTTGTGTTATCATCACCAATGGCTGACCGTATGCAGCCGCACCAAGTGCAAGTGCATGGCTTGAAGGGTCACCAACAGCAAGGGCCATCAGCCTCCAAAGCCCTGGCTGTGCTCACAATGCTACCTGTAGGTGTTGGGCTTCTTGCACTTGCAGGAATAACCCTAGTTGGCACCGTGATCGGTCTAGCTGTAACCACCCCTCTTTTTATCCTGTTCAGCCCCGTTCTGGTCCCAGCTGCCCTTGTAATAGGGTTAGCTGTGACCTCATTTTTGGCATCTGGGGCTTTCGGACTGACAGGGTCCTGGTCGCTCTCCTGGGTTGGTAGGTACATCCAGGAGGCTACCCAGACCATGCCGGAGAGTCTTGACCAGGCGAAGAGGCGCATGCAAGACATGGCAGGTTATGTGGGACAGAAGACCAAGGAAGTGGGCCAAGAAATCCAGAGGAAGGCACATGACgcgaaatga